A single window of Rhodococcus jostii RHA1 DNA harbors:
- a CDS encoding MerR family transcriptional regulator, with the protein MRPEKKGDPVTSSHVPLRSQRGVYGISVTSELTGIGPQTLRLYERRGLITPTRTGGGTRRYSEDDVARLQKITELVAAGVNLIGIGQILQLEAENAILAARNAELEQLVKSEVPGRA; encoded by the coding sequence ATGCGCCCTGAGAAGAAGGGAGATCCGGTGACGTCCTCTCATGTGCCGCTTCGATCGCAGCGGGGTGTGTACGGGATCTCGGTAACGTCGGAGCTGACGGGTATCGGGCCGCAGACGCTGCGCTTGTACGAGCGGCGAGGGTTGATCACACCGACTCGCACGGGCGGTGGAACACGCCGGTACAGCGAGGACGATGTCGCGCGCCTCCAGAAGATCACCGAACTCGTCGCGGCCGGTGTCAATCTGATCGGAATCGGTCAGATTCTTCAGCTCGAAGCCGAGAACGCGATCCTCGCGGCCCGCAACGCCGAGCTGGAGCAGCTCGTGAAGTCCGAGGTCCCTGGTCGGGCCTGA
- a CDS encoding MerR family transcriptional regulator, with amino-acid sequence MTIDALPRSCRGVYGIAVTSELTGIGPQTLRLYERRGLLTPARTSGGTRRYSDDDLVRLARIAQLMEDGVNVPGIQRILALESENADLASRLEGSESGASGE; translated from the coding sequence GTGACCATCGACGCCTTACCCCGCTCCTGTCGCGGGGTCTACGGAATTGCGGTGACGTCGGAGTTGACGGGCATCGGCCCGCAGACCCTGCGCCTGTACGAGCGTCGCGGATTGCTGACCCCTGCCCGGACCAGCGGCGGCACCCGTAGATACAGCGACGACGATCTGGTCAGGTTGGCGCGCATAGCGCAGCTCATGGAGGACGGAGTGAACGTCCCGGGCATTCAGAGGATCCTCGCGCTCGAATCCGAGAACGCAGATCTGGCGTCCCGGTTGGAGGGGTCGGAAAGCGGCGCATCCGGAGAGTGA